In the Neofelis nebulosa isolate mNeoNeb1 chromosome 11, mNeoNeb1.pri, whole genome shotgun sequence genome, one interval contains:
- the GAS2L1 gene encoding GAS2-like protein 1, with protein sequence MADPVAGIAGSAAKSVRPFRSSEAYVEAMKEDLAEWLNALYGLGLPSGGEGFLTGLATGTTLCQHANAVTEAARALAAARPARGVAFQAHSVVPGSFMARDNVATFIGWCRTELGVPEVLMFETEDLVLRKNEKSVVLCLLEVARRGARLGLLAPRLVQFEQEIERELRAAPPAPSAPAAEEDATETATVAGAPARGPRMTPSDLRNLDELVREILGYCTCPDQFPMIKVSEGKYRVGDSSLLIFVRVLRSHVMVRVGGGWDTLEHYLDKHDPCRCSSSAHRPPQSRARTFSPQRVSPTPSPRAGSPAPGAERRSSRPEVTPISLRSSKEGTETPLRVRDQLPPHPRSRRCSGDSDSSASSAQSGPLGARSEESGTGSRRERPSRRLTTGTPASPRRPPAPRSQSRDRLDRGRPRGAPGGRGTQLLAPSPARRARSQSREEQTTLLVRRDRDGQHSWVPRGRVSGGSGRSSPQTPRARSPAAPRPLRVSSPSPELGTTPASVFRTPLQLDPKQEQQLFRRLEEEFLANARALEAAAGGTPPGPASDPARPPDPPASDSAYCSSSSSSSSLSVLGSKCGQPGDSSRMANGLPGPRGPVLSSSSDEGSPCPGVGGPPDAPGSPLAGLEPPRTWARGRVDTQPDRKPSRIPTPRGPRRPSGSTEPGSWHALHSVSPRGEPDSWM encoded by the exons ATGGCGGACCCGGTGGCGGGCATCGCGGGCTCGGCAGCCAAGAGTGTGCGGCCATTCCGCTCAAGTGAGGCCTACGTGGAGGCCATGAAAGAGGACCTGGCTGAGTGGCTCAACGCCTTGTATGGCCTGGGTCTGCCCAGTGGTGGCGAGGGCTTCCTGACGGGGCTGGCCACAGGCACCACCCTGTGCCAACATGCCAACGCCGTCACTGAGGCCGCCCGCGCTTTGGCCGCTGCCCGCCCGGCCCGCGGCGTGGCCTTCCAGGCACACAGCGTGGTGCCCGGCTCTTTCATGGCCCGAGACAACGTGGCCACTTTCATCGGCTGGTGCCGAACAGAGTTGGGTGTGCCTGAAGTGCTCATGTTTGAGACTGAGGACCTGGTGCTGCGGAAGAACGAGAAAAGCGTGGTGCTGTGCCTGCTGGAGGTGGCGCGGCGTGGGGCCCGCCTCGGCCTGCTCGCCCCTCGCCTTGTGCAGTTTGAGCAGGAGATTGAGCGGGAGCTCCGCGCCGCGCCCCCGGCCCCCAGTGCACCTGCTGCTGAGGAGGATGCCACCGAAACTGCCACCGTGGCAGGGGCTCCTGCCCGTGGGCCCCGCATGACTCCCAGCGACCTGCGCAACCTGGACGAGCTG gTGAGGGAGATCTTAGGCTACTGCACCTGCCCAGACCAGTTTCCCATGATCAAGGTCTCAGAGGGGAAGTACCGCGTGGGAGACTCCAGTCTCCTCATCTTCGTGCGG GTGCTGAGGAGCCACGTGATGGTGCGCGTGGGTGGCGGCTGGGACACTCTGGAGCACTATCTGGACAAGCATGACCCTTGCCGCTGCTCCTCCTCGG CCCACCGCCCGCCCCAGTCCCGGGCCCGCACCTTCTCCCCACAGAGGGTGTCTCCCACCCCCAGTCCCCGTGCCGGCAGCCCAGCCCCTGGGGCTGAGCGGCGGAGCTCCCGGCCAGAGGTGACGCCCATTAGCTTACGCAGCTCAAAGGAGGGAACTGAGACCCCACTCAG GGTCCGGGACCAGCTGCCCCCCCATCCCCGCTCCCGCCGCTGCTCTGGGGACAGTGACTCCTCAGCCTCCTCAGCCCAGAGCGGCCCCCTTGGTGCCCGCAGTGAAGAATCAGGCACTGGCTCCCGGAGGGAACGACCCAGCCGGAGGCTGACCACAGGCACCCCGGCCTCTCCAAGACGGCCTCCAGCTCCGCGCAGCCAGTCCCGAGACCGGCTGGATCGAGGGAGGCCGCGTGGGGCCCCAGGAGGCAGGGGAACCCAGCTGttggcccccagccctgcccgaCGGGCCCGGAGCCAGAGCCGTGAGGAGCAGACCACGCTGCTCGTGCGCAGGGACCGAGATGGGCAGCACTCGTGGGTGCCCCGGGGCAGGGTCAGCGGGGGCTCAGGCAGGAGCAGCCCCCAGACTCCCCGGGCTCGCAGCCCTGCAGCCCCCCGGCCTCTGCGGGTCTCCAGCCCCAGTCCAGAGCTGGGCACCACACCAGCCAGTGTCTTCCGCACCCCCCTGCAACTTGACCCGAAGCAGGAGCAGCAACTGTTCCGGCGCTTGGAAGAGGAGTTCCTGGCCAATGCCCGAGCCCTTGAGGCTGCTGCTGGCGGGACCCCCCCTGGACCAGCCTCTGATCCAGCTCGGCCCCCAGACCCTCCAGCTTCTGACTCGGCCTACTgttcctccagctcctcctcttcATCCCTCAGTGTCCTGGGTAGCAAGTGTGGCCAACCTGGGGACTCTAGTCGGATGGCCAATGGGCTGCCCGGACCCCGAGGCCCAGTCCTGTCCAGCTCTTCTGATGAAGGCAGCCCCTGCCCTGGTGTAGGGGGCCCACCAGATGCACCTGGGAGCCCCTTGGCTGGCCTGGAGCCCCCGAGGACCTGGGCACGGGGCCGGGTGGACACACAGCCAGACCGAAAACCTTCACGCATCCCAACGCCACGGGGCCCTCGCCGCCCATCTGGATCCACAGAGCCTGGGTCCTGGCATGCCCTGCACTCAGTGAGCCCAAGGGGAGAGCCGGATTCCTGGATGTGA
- the RASL10A gene encoding ras-like protein family member 10A isoform X2, which produces MGGSLRVAVLGAPGVGKTAIIRQFLFGDYPERHRPTDGPRLYRPAVLLDGAVYDLSIRDGDGAPPSQNPGGPEEWPDPKDWSLQDTDAFVLVYDICSPDSFDYVKALRQRISETRPAGAPEAPILVVGNKRDRQRLRFGPRRALAALVRRGWRCGYLECSAKYNWHVLRLFRELLRCALVRARPAHPALRLQGALHPARCSLM; this is translated from the exons ATGGGGGGCAGCCTGCGGGTGGCCGTGCTGGGCGCCCCTGGCGTGGGCAAGACGGCCATCATCCGCCAGTTCCTGTTCGGTGACTACCCGGAGCGCCACCGGCCCACGGACGGGCCACGCCTCTACCGGCCCGCGGTGCTGCTCGACGGCGCGGTCTACGACCTGAGCATCCGGGACGGCGACGGCGCACCCCCGAGTCAGAACCCCGGGGGTCCAGAG GAGTGGCCGGACCCCAAGGACTGGAGCTTGCAGGACACGGACGCCTTCGTGCTGGTCTACGACATCTGCAGCCCGGACAGTTTCGACTACGTGAAGGCGCTGCGGCAGCGCATCTCAGAGACCAG GCCGGCGGGCGCACCCGAGGCGCCCATCCTCGTAGTAGGCAACAAGCGGGACCGGCAGCGGCTGCGTTTCGGGCCCCGGCGCGCGCTGGCCGCCCTGGTGCGCAGGGGCTGGCGCTGCGGCTACCTCGAGTGTTCCGCCAAGTACAACTGGCACGTGCTCCGTCTCTTCCGCGAACTGCTGCGTTGCGCTTTGGTACGCGCGCGTCCCGCGCACCCGGCCTTGCGCCTGCAGGGGGCGCTGCACCCGGCGCGCTGCAGCCTCATGTGA
- the RASL10A gene encoding ras-like protein family member 10A isoform X1 yields the protein MGGSLRVAVLGAPGVGKTAIIRQFLFGDYPERHRPTDGPRLYRPAVLLDGAVYDLSIRDGDGAPPSQNPGGPELPKIRPGDFETHEWPDPKDWSLQDTDAFVLVYDICSPDSFDYVKALRQRISETRPAGAPEAPILVVGNKRDRQRLRFGPRRALAALVRRGWRCGYLECSAKYNWHVLRLFRELLRCALVRARPAHPALRLQGALHPARCSLM from the exons ATGGGGGGCAGCCTGCGGGTGGCCGTGCTGGGCGCCCCTGGCGTGGGCAAGACGGCCATCATCCGCCAGTTCCTGTTCGGTGACTACCCGGAGCGCCACCGGCCCACGGACGGGCCACGCCTCTACCGGCCCGCGGTGCTGCTCGACGGCGCGGTCTACGACCTGAGCATCCGGGACGGCGACGGCGCACCCCCGAGTCAGAACCCCGGGGGTCCAGAG TTGCCCAAGATCAGGCCAGGGGATTTTGAAACACAC GAGTGGCCGGACCCCAAGGACTGGAGCTTGCAGGACACGGACGCCTTCGTGCTGGTCTACGACATCTGCAGCCCGGACAGTTTCGACTACGTGAAGGCGCTGCGGCAGCGCATCTCAGAGACCAG GCCGGCGGGCGCACCCGAGGCGCCCATCCTCGTAGTAGGCAACAAGCGGGACCGGCAGCGGCTGCGTTTCGGGCCCCGGCGCGCGCTGGCCGCCCTGGTGCGCAGGGGCTGGCGCTGCGGCTACCTCGAGTGTTCCGCCAAGTACAACTGGCACGTGCTCCGTCTCTTCCGCGAACTGCTGCGTTGCGCTTTGGTACGCGCGCGTCCCGCGCACCCGGCCTTGCGCCTGCAGGGGGCGCTGCACCCGGCGCGCTGCAGCCTCATGTGA